Proteins from a single region of Dyadobacter fanqingshengii:
- a CDS encoding SGNH/GDSL hydrolase family protein encodes MTSKIVTSVIRILFLGLLFIFLFYPDKFEIKFEYPGFPQADSWYVRLAKFAFWFLFIIEILRIFYYGVVKSKAKGVLANIVTITVPLIVTLIFLEIIFMYIPQSHEGVLSKASQIWWEKYWKPINSLGYHDKEITKEPGKKQILVIGDSFAAGHGLKDVNERFSNQLEASLGADKHVVYNLGMSGADTRDEAKRLASFPVKPDVIVLEYFPNDIEKVGREKGLSLSGAEPYADLKGPMATLVKRFYLPNFIYWQLPHTGFSTFEKFVQTAYTDTTVLNAHLRDLSKMIDYRDSTGAKMYAVFIPFLFQVDKSAGYTKPVEDYLRSKGVTVVGINDGVLKIPEKERVVGKNDGHGSATLNKLIADRLTEAMKKP; translated from the coding sequence ATGACCTCTAAAATAGTTACAAGCGTAATCCGCATTTTATTTCTCGGCTTATTATTCATTTTCCTGTTCTATCCCGATAAGTTCGAGATCAAATTTGAATATCCAGGATTCCCGCAGGCAGACAGCTGGTATGTTCGGCTTGCGAAATTTGCATTCTGGTTTTTGTTTATCATTGAAATACTCAGGATTTTCTATTACGGCGTTGTAAAAAGTAAAGCGAAAGGGGTTTTGGCCAACATTGTTACAATCACAGTTCCGCTTATTGTAACGCTTATTTTCCTCGAAATTATTTTCATGTATATTCCTCAGAGCCACGAGGGCGTGCTTTCCAAAGCTTCGCAGATTTGGTGGGAAAAATACTGGAAGCCCATTAATTCGCTGGGTTATCACGATAAGGAAATTACAAAGGAGCCTGGCAAAAAGCAGATCCTGGTCATTGGTGATTCATTTGCTGCCGGTCACGGTTTGAAGGATGTGAATGAACGGTTTTCGAATCAATTGGAAGCATCATTAGGCGCCGATAAACACGTTGTTTACAACCTCGGAATGTCCGGCGCAGATACGCGGGACGAGGCAAAAAGGCTCGCATCGTTTCCGGTTAAGCCCGACGTCATTGTGCTCGAATATTTCCCCAACGATATAGAGAAAGTCGGTCGCGAAAAAGGACTTTCCCTTTCAGGAGCAGAGCCTTACGCCGACTTGAAAGGTCCGATGGCAACATTGGTAAAGCGTTTTTATCTGCCCAACTTCATTTACTGGCAATTGCCTCACACAGGTTTCAGCACATTCGAGAAATTTGTGCAAACTGCCTACACGGACACGACCGTCCTGAATGCGCACCTGAGAGATCTTTCAAAGATGATCGATTACAGGGACAGCACAGGCGCTAAAATGTACGCTGTTTTCATTCCTTTTCTTTTTCAGGTTGACAAAAGTGCAGGTTATACCAAGCCTGTTGAAGATTATCTGCGGTCAAAAGGCGTAACGGTTGTGGGTATTAATGACGGTGTTTTGAAGATCCCGGAAAAAGAACGGGTTGTTGGAAAAAACGACGGGCACGGCAGCGCAACATTAAACAAACTCATTGCTGACCGGCTTACGGAAGCTATGAAGAAGCCTTAA
- a CDS encoding DUF5989 family protein, translating into MDFLTDLFAFMKERKKWWLAPVIVVLLLIGVLIVIGGGSAVAPFIYTLF; encoded by the coding sequence ATGGATTTTTTGACAGACTTGTTTGCCTTTATGAAGGAGCGTAAGAAATGGTGGTTGGCTCCTGTGATTGTCGTTTTACTACTTATCGGTGTTCTGATTGTTATCGGTGGAGGTTCCGCGGTCGCGCCGTTCATTTACACCTTATTCTAA
- a CDS encoding Ppx/GppA phosphatase family protein — MKFAAIDIGSNGARMQISSVLHDEGISRFKKVEYVRFPLRLGHDVFTEGRISPNSEDRMMKLMLAYQLLMELHEVDDYMACSTSAMREADNGYEVREHIQQRTGIHIQIIDGQKEAELVNNVVVKSLSDGQYIHIDVGGGSTELNVYKDRQKIAAKSFKLGSVRLLEGKESKNSWLKIKEWINQYVDYSLPIEAVGTGGNINKLFDLSSKLSESSTSLDEIERMRDYIASFTLEERINKLQLNPDRADVIVPAGDIYTSAMKWAGASVIHVPDVGLKDGMLQLLYDRACRKKKPEVKPGPLSA; from the coding sequence TTGAAATTCGCTGCAATAGATATTGGATCCAATGGTGCCCGCATGCAAATATCTTCGGTACTGCATGACGAGGGAATTTCCCGTTTTAAGAAAGTTGAATATGTACGTTTTCCATTAAGGCTTGGTCATGACGTTTTCACAGAAGGCCGCATAAGCCCCAATAGCGAAGACCGGATGATGAAGCTGATGCTTGCCTATCAATTGTTGATGGAGCTTCATGAGGTGGACGATTACATGGCTTGCTCAACCTCAGCCATGCGCGAAGCTGACAATGGTTATGAGGTTCGAGAGCACATTCAGCAGCGCACCGGCATTCACATTCAGATCATTGACGGCCAAAAAGAAGCGGAACTTGTTAATAATGTTGTTGTTAAATCGCTGAGTGATGGTCAATACATTCACATTGATGTGGGCGGCGGCAGTACGGAGTTGAATGTATATAAAGACAGGCAAAAAATTGCTGCTAAATCGTTCAAACTAGGTTCAGTAAGGCTTCTGGAAGGAAAGGAATCCAAAAATTCCTGGCTGAAAATTAAAGAATGGATCAATCAATATGTGGATTATTCTTTGCCCATTGAAGCCGTAGGGACAGGCGGTAACATTAACAAGCTCTTCGATCTGTCCTCCAAATTATCCGAAAGCTCCACCAGTCTGGACGAGATTGAAAGAATGCGCGACTACATTGCTTCTTTTACACTGGAAGAACGAATTAATAAACTACAACTAAACCCTGACCGCGCGGATGTTATTGTTCCTGCTGGCGACATTTACACTTCTGCCATGAAATGGGCAGGCGCCAGCGTGATCCACGTGCCTGATGTAGGTTTGAAAGATGGCATGCTGCAATTATTATATGATCGGGCTTGCCGCAAAAAAAAGCCCGAGGTTAAACCCGGGCCTCTATCAGCGTAA
- a CDS encoding RNA polymerase sigma factor, protein MLFGRKISFNENDFDTVVAACIAGNNQAQRHLYKQFFGYSKSICLRYTSTTEEAEEVLNEGFLKVFNNLGKYDSNHPFKAWLRTIMVNTAISYYRKHKKHSEDVIALEDAPYPKFEEDIIGQITADEILQLIQKIKPVYKNVFLLYVVDGYNHREIADLLQINEATVRSHYVRARARLQHLIKQYYPNLFPSDWAVKSFRGNEN, encoded by the coding sequence TTGCTCTTCGGACGAAAAATATCTTTTAACGAGAACGACTTTGATACAGTCGTTGCTGCGTGCATTGCTGGCAATAATCAGGCGCAGAGACATCTTTACAAACAGTTTTTCGGCTATTCGAAAAGTATTTGCTTGCGCTACACATCAACAACCGAAGAGGCGGAGGAAGTTTTGAACGAGGGTTTTTTGAAGGTTTTTAATAACTTAGGTAAATACGATTCCAATCACCCGTTCAAGGCGTGGTTGAGGACGATCATGGTGAACACGGCCATCAGTTATTATCGCAAGCATAAAAAACACAGCGAGGATGTGATTGCCCTGGAAGACGCTCCTTATCCCAAATTTGAAGAAGATATAATCGGCCAGATCACAGCAGACGAGATTCTGCAACTGATCCAAAAAATCAAGCCGGTTTATAAAAATGTGTTTTTACTATACGTAGTCGATGGCTATAACCATCGCGAAATAGCGGATTTGCTGCAAATCAACGAGGCCACCGTTCGCTCACATTATGTTCGTGCGAGGGCGCGTTTGCAGCATTTGATCAAACAATATTACCCAAATCTCTTCCCAAGTGATTGGGCCGTAAAGTCATTCAGAGGAAATGAAAACTAA
- a CDS encoding Lrp/AsnC family transcriptional regulator, with protein sequence MYNPDETDAKILHYLQQDATLKTRELSEKLNLSYTPVYERVRRLEKEGIIKKYVALVDREKVGKKLMAFCNIALKEHSKSMGEKFVKAVVAMPEVMECFNISGDYDFLLKVVVDDMSQYQQFLMQKLGSLENIGSTHSLFVMGEIKNSSALEMHVQKK encoded by the coding sequence ATGTATAATCCCGACGAAACGGATGCTAAAATCCTGCATTATCTGCAACAGGATGCTACCTTGAAAACAAGGGAATTATCAGAAAAGTTAAATCTATCCTATACGCCTGTGTATGAGCGGGTAAGAAGGCTGGAAAAAGAAGGGATCATTAAAAAATATGTGGCGCTTGTGGATCGTGAAAAGGTTGGCAAGAAGCTCATGGCGTTCTGCAACATTGCTTTGAAAGAACATTCCAAATCAATGGGTGAAAAATTTGTGAAGGCCGTTGTGGCCATGCCAGAGGTGATGGAATGCTTCAACATTTCCGGAGATTATGATTTTTTGTTAAAAGTTGTAGTCGACGATATGTCTCAGTATCAGCAGTTTTTAATGCAAAAGCTTGGCTCGCTGGAAAATATCGGCAGCACACATAGCTTATTTGTGATGGGGGAAATCAAAAATTCTTCTGCGTTGGAGATGCACGTTCAGAAAAAATAA
- the metH gene encoding methionine synthase, with the protein MVATQKADIREILKNRILVLDGAMGTMIQRYKLEDHDYRGDRFADWPRDVKGNNDLLSLTRPDIIKAIHAAYFEAGADIAETNTFSGTTIAMADYGMEELVYELNFESARLAREVADEFTEKDPDKPRFVAGSIGPTNRTASLSPDVNNPGYRAISFDQLVEAYYEQIKGLTDGGCDVLLVETIFDTLNAKAALFAIDQFFVDAKNGKVERLDSWRNNPGESLPIMISGTITDASGRTLSGQTTEAFLTSVSHLPLLSVGLNCALGADLMRPYVQILAKEAPFFTSAHPNAGLPNEMGEYDESPEQMGEVIDGFLRDNLVNIIGGCCGTTPDHIRVIADLAVKYSPRELPSNETVMKLSGLEPVKINQLSNFVNIGERCNVTGSKKFARLVREGKYDEALAIAREQVESGAQVIDINLDEGMIDGVEAMKTFVNLIVSEPDISKVPLMIDSSKWEVIESGLKCVQGKSIVNSISLKEGEEKFKDSARTVLRYGAAAVVMAFDEKGQADNLERRIEICSRAYRILTEEVGFPAEDIIFDPNILTVATGMEEHNNYAVDFINAVRWIKENLPHAKVSGGVSNVSFSFRGNEPVREAIHTAFLYHAIRAGMDMGIVNAAQIGIYDEIPKDVLELVEDVLLNRRADSTERLVTYAETVKDKGKTQSGPDLSWRQLPVKERISHSLVKGISDYIDEDTEECRHLFTRPLEVIEGPLMDGMSIVGDLFGEGKMFLPQVVKSARVMKKAVAYLQPYIEAEKSEGNNSAGKILLATVKGDVHDIGKNIVGVVLGCNNYEIIDLGVMVPTDKILAAAIEHNVDIIGLSGLITPSLDEMVGVAKEMERRNFKMPLLIGGATTSRIHTAVKIDPNYSGAVIHVLDASRSVPVAGKLIQNEQSQADVLSDIKAEYAKLRDDHAKRGGEKAHVAIGKARENKAKIDWTNFNATKPQFLGTRVYDDYDLADIAKYIDWTPFFQTWQLHGKFPKIFEDKVVGPEAIKLYEDAAVLLGEIIRDKTLKAKAVIGFWPANSIQDDIVLHHFQEETREVPCERHGSHQHIEYKISQYATENLNAGELVADTAAVLHHLRQQSQKASNLANYCLSDFVAPLETGQTDYLGGFAVTAGIGIEALLDKYEKDHDDYNSIMVKALADRLVEALAELMHERVRKEIWGYAKNETFSNEDLIKESYVGIRPAPGYPACPDHTEKRMLFDLLEAEQLGITLTESYAMYPASSVSGWYFSHPDSRYFPVGKIFKDQVEDYARRKDMPLEEIERWLSPVLGY; encoded by the coding sequence ATGGTAGCAACGCAAAAAGCAGATATTCGTGAGATCCTGAAAAATCGTATTCTGGTACTTGACGGCGCTATGGGCACGATGATCCAGCGATATAAATTGGAGGATCATGATTACAGAGGCGACCGTTTTGCCGACTGGCCACGCGATGTAAAAGGGAATAACGACCTGCTTTCGCTGACTCGCCCAGACATTATAAAGGCCATTCATGCGGCTTATTTCGAAGCCGGAGCGGACATTGCGGAAACCAACACATTTTCTGGAACCACCATTGCCATGGCCGATTATGGCATGGAAGAGCTGGTTTACGAGTTGAACTTCGAGTCTGCCCGACTTGCGAGAGAAGTTGCGGATGAATTCACAGAAAAAGATCCCGATAAGCCGCGTTTCGTAGCAGGTTCCATTGGACCTACAAACCGCACCGCGTCACTTTCACCAGACGTAAATAACCCTGGTTACCGCGCTATCAGCTTTGATCAGCTTGTTGAAGCCTATTATGAGCAGATTAAGGGTTTAACCGACGGAGGTTGCGACGTATTGTTAGTGGAAACCATATTTGATACATTGAATGCAAAAGCAGCGCTTTTTGCAATAGATCAATTTTTTGTTGATGCCAAAAATGGTAAGGTGGAACGACTGGATTCGTGGAGAAATAATCCCGGCGAATCATTGCCGATCATGATCTCAGGAACGATTACAGATGCATCCGGAAGAACATTATCGGGCCAGACTACGGAAGCTTTTTTGACTTCTGTTTCGCATTTACCACTATTATCTGTGGGCTTGAACTGTGCATTAGGAGCGGATTTAATGCGGCCTTATGTGCAGATTTTAGCAAAAGAAGCTCCGTTTTTCACATCGGCGCACCCAAATGCAGGGTTACCGAACGAAATGGGCGAATATGACGAGTCACCCGAGCAAATGGGCGAAGTTATTGACGGGTTTTTGAGGGATAATCTGGTCAATATCATCGGCGGTTGCTGTGGAACGACGCCCGATCACATTCGTGTCATCGCGGATCTGGCAGTAAAATATAGCCCGAGGGAGCTGCCATCCAATGAAACGGTGATGAAGTTGTCTGGTTTAGAGCCGGTTAAGATCAATCAGCTGAGCAATTTTGTGAACATTGGGGAGCGTTGTAATGTAACCGGCTCAAAGAAATTTGCCAGACTTGTTCGTGAAGGGAAGTATGATGAAGCGCTTGCCATTGCCCGCGAACAGGTTGAAAGCGGCGCGCAAGTGATCGATATTAACCTGGATGAAGGGATGATCGATGGCGTGGAGGCCATGAAAACCTTTGTGAATCTTATAGTTTCCGAACCAGACATTTCCAAAGTGCCGTTAATGATCGACTCTTCCAAATGGGAAGTGATCGAGTCAGGGCTTAAATGTGTGCAGGGTAAGTCGATCGTGAACTCCATTTCTTTGAAAGAGGGCGAAGAAAAGTTTAAGGACTCGGCTAGAACTGTGTTGCGCTACGGAGCGGCTGCGGTTGTGATGGCATTTGACGAAAAAGGACAGGCGGATAATCTGGAACGACGCATTGAAATTTGTTCCAGAGCTTACCGCATCCTGACAGAGGAAGTTGGCTTTCCGGCAGAAGACATCATTTTTGACCCAAACATCCTGACGGTTGCGACCGGAATGGAAGAGCACAATAACTACGCGGTTGACTTTATCAATGCGGTGCGCTGGATCAAGGAAAACCTGCCGCATGCCAAAGTTTCCGGCGGTGTTTCCAATGTTTCTTTCAGTTTCAGGGGGAATGAACCTGTTCGTGAAGCGATTCATACTGCATTTTTATACCACGCAATTCGTGCGGGAATGGATATGGGCATTGTGAATGCTGCGCAAATTGGCATTTATGATGAAATTCCGAAAGATGTGCTGGAACTGGTTGAAGATGTGCTGCTGAATCGTCGCGCCGATTCAACGGAACGCCTGGTAACGTACGCTGAAACCGTAAAAGACAAAGGGAAAACGCAAAGCGGCCCTGATCTTTCTTGGAGACAATTGCCGGTTAAGGAGCGCATATCGCATTCCCTGGTTAAAGGGATTTCGGATTATATTGATGAAGACACAGAGGAATGCAGGCATTTATTTACAAGGCCATTGGAGGTGATTGAGGGCCCTTTGATGGACGGAATGAGCATTGTCGGTGATCTTTTTGGAGAAGGTAAAATGTTTCTGCCACAGGTTGTGAAATCTGCGCGGGTAATGAAAAAGGCCGTTGCTTACTTGCAGCCTTACATTGAGGCTGAGAAGAGCGAAGGCAACAATTCAGCCGGGAAAATCTTGCTTGCAACGGTAAAAGGCGATGTGCACGACATTGGTAAAAATATTGTCGGCGTAGTGCTTGGCTGTAACAATTACGAAATCATCGATCTCGGTGTAATGGTGCCAACTGATAAAATCCTGGCCGCCGCTATCGAGCACAATGTGGACATTATCGGTCTTTCGGGACTGATCACACCGTCACTGGATGAAATGGTTGGTGTTGCAAAAGAAATGGAGCGCAGAAATTTTAAAATGCCGCTCTTGATCGGAGGCGCAACCACTTCGCGTATACACACGGCGGTTAAAATTGATCCGAATTATTCAGGTGCTGTAATCCACGTTTTGGATGCTTCCAGATCTGTGCCGGTGGCTGGGAAGCTTATTCAAAACGAACAAAGTCAGGCAGATGTGTTGTCGGATATTAAGGCTGAGTATGCAAAGCTCCGCGATGATCATGCGAAAAGAGGTGGAGAAAAAGCACACGTCGCCATTGGCAAGGCGCGAGAAAATAAGGCAAAAATTGATTGGACAAACTTCAATGCAACCAAGCCGCAGTTTTTAGGAACAAGGGTTTACGACGATTACGACCTCGCCGATATTGCGAAATACATCGACTGGACCCCATTTTTTCAAACCTGGCAATTGCACGGGAAGTTTCCAAAAATCTTTGAAGACAAAGTAGTTGGGCCAGAAGCAATCAAACTGTATGAAGATGCAGCCGTTCTTCTAGGTGAAATTATCCGGGATAAAACATTGAAAGCCAAAGCTGTAATCGGTTTCTGGCCTGCGAATTCAATTCAGGACGACATTGTTTTGCATCACTTCCAGGAGGAAACCCGCGAAGTGCCTTGCGAAAGACATGGCTCGCACCAGCATATCGAATACAAGATCAGCCAGTACGCAACGGAAAATCTGAATGCTGGCGAACTGGTTGCTGATACCGCTGCCGTTTTGCATCATTTGCGCCAACAAAGCCAAAAAGCTTCCAATTTGGCTAATTATTGTTTGTCAGACTTTGTAGCACCATTGGAAACTGGCCAAACGGACTACCTTGGCGGATTTGCGGTCACAGCGGGCATCGGAATCGAAGCGCTTTTGGATAAATATGAAAAGGACCATGATGACTACAACAGCATCATGGTAAAAGCGCTGGCGGATCGCCTGGTTGAAGCATTGGCTGAGCTAATGCACGAGCGTGTTCGTAAGGAAATTTGGGGTTATGCCAAAAACGAAACATTCAGCAACGAAGACCTCATTAAGGAGAGCTATGTGGGCATCCGCCCTGCGCCGGGATATCCGGCCTGTCCTGACCATACCGAGAAGCGTATGTTGTTTGATTTGCTTGAAGCGGAGCAGCTGGGAATCACATTGACAGAAAGTTATGCAATGTATCCTGCGAGCAGTGTAAGTGGCTGGTATTTCTCGCATCCTGACAGTCGCTATTTCCCTGTGGGTAAGATATTTAAGGATCAAGTTGAAGATTATGCGAGGAGAAAAGACATGCCTTTGGAAGAAATCGAAAGGTGGTTGTCACCTGTTTTAGGTTATTAG
- a CDS encoding nuclear transport factor 2 family protein, with the protein MKRNISVFILLILLASSFKYRSKSREAVLPSDADTKKLVSNVSLPSSTFEETVLKMQQGNREFAQGNASTFKSLWSRSEDVTNFCGLNSQESKGWLDVEKSIDDFNKKIVRKKSYSLEKIASHAGPEQGYVLQKEHYVLANGQSLDLHVTLVLRLENNQWKIVHRHSDELAMSVGSAIAVK; encoded by the coding sequence ATGAAAAGAAATATTTCAGTATTTATCCTACTCATCCTCCTCGCATCGTCATTCAAATACAGATCGAAATCACGCGAGGCCGTTTTACCTTCTGATGCAGACACCAAAAAATTGGTTTCCAATGTTTCTTTACCATCGTCCACATTTGAAGAAACGGTGTTGAAAATGCAGCAGGGAAATCGGGAATTTGCGCAGGGAAATGCTTCGACATTCAAATCGCTTTGGTCTCGTTCAGAAGATGTTACCAATTTTTGCGGCCTTAATAGTCAGGAATCCAAAGGCTGGCTGGACGTGGAAAAAAGCATAGATGATTTTAATAAAAAAATCGTCCGCAAAAAGAGTTACAGCCTCGAAAAAATTGCAAGTCATGCGGGTCCTGAGCAGGGATATGTGCTTCAAAAAGAACATTATGTGCTTGCCAACGGCCAAAGCCTGGATCTCCATGTCACCCTCGTTTTGCGTCTCGAAAACAATCAATGGAAAATCGTACACCGCCATTCCGATGAGCTGGCTATGTCCGTTGGATCTGCCATTGCAGTTAAATAA
- a CDS encoding NupC/NupG family nucleoside CNT transporter, whose product MERFTGLLGIILILGIAFAMSNNRKAINYRTVGVGLALQFGLAVFILRTETGQAIFQWLGDKVQKLLSFSDRGADFVFGTLVRPDLMQRAFGPGNDFVFFFKVIPTIIFVAVLVNMLYHLGIMQRVVSIIARGVYWLMGVSGAEALSNVASTFVGQVEAQIMIKPYLKNMTNSELMASMTGSFACIAGGVMAVYISLGVPAPYLIAASLMAAPGALVISKIVFPETEHSSTKGVVKLEIQKTHANLLDAIAAGASEGLKVGFNVIAMLIGFIALVALLDYLLGLIGGLFAFPQLSFNFLLGKVFSVFAWAMGVPGKDIEAAGSLMGTKMVINEFVAYLDLVKMKDTLDHKTIVITSFALCGFANFSSIAIQVGGIGELAPSRRADLARLGFKALICGTLASYMSATLAGLLL is encoded by the coding sequence ATGGAAAGATTTACGGGACTACTGGGTATTATATTGATCCTGGGCATCGCCTTTGCGATGTCGAATAACAGAAAGGCTATCAATTACCGGACAGTAGGCGTGGGGTTGGCACTTCAATTTGGTCTGGCTGTTTTCATTCTTCGCACAGAAACTGGTCAAGCCATTTTTCAATGGTTAGGCGATAAAGTTCAGAAATTACTTTCCTTTTCCGATCGGGGCGCGGATTTCGTGTTCGGGACATTGGTAAGGCCCGACTTAATGCAACGCGCATTTGGTCCCGGTAACGATTTCGTATTTTTCTTTAAAGTAATTCCTACGATCATTTTTGTCGCCGTCTTGGTGAATATGCTCTACCATTTGGGCATTATGCAGCGGGTTGTATCCATTATTGCCCGCGGAGTTTATTGGCTTATGGGTGTGAGCGGCGCGGAAGCACTTTCGAATGTGGCGAGTACATTCGTGGGTCAGGTTGAGGCGCAGATCATGATCAAGCCTTATCTCAAAAATATGACTAACTCCGAGTTAATGGCTTCCATGACAGGGAGTTTTGCATGTATAGCCGGAGGGGTTATGGCGGTTTACATTTCGCTGGGCGTTCCGGCGCCTTATCTTATTGCTGCAAGCTTAATGGCAGCGCCGGGCGCATTGGTGATTTCAAAAATCGTTTTTCCGGAAACTGAACATTCCAGCACGAAAGGCGTTGTTAAGCTCGAAATTCAGAAAACGCACGCAAATCTACTGGATGCAATTGCAGCGGGTGCAAGCGAGGGATTGAAAGTTGGCTTTAATGTAATTGCGATGCTAATCGGCTTTATAGCATTGGTTGCGCTGCTGGATTATTTGCTTGGTTTAATCGGTGGCCTGTTTGCATTCCCGCAATTGAGTTTTAATTTTCTTTTGGGAAAAGTGTTTTCAGTTTTCGCCTGGGCAATGGGCGTTCCGGGTAAGGATATAGAAGCCGCTGGCTCCTTGATGGGGACTAAAATGGTTATCAATGAATTCGTGGCTTATCTGGATCTCGTAAAAATGAAGGACACGCTCGACCATAAGACGATCGTCATCACCAGTTTTGCCCTTTGCGGTTTTGCCAATTTCAGCTCCATAGCCATCCAGGTTGGAGGCATCGGTGAGCTCGCTCCTTCGCGGCGCGCTGACTTGGCGCGGCTGGGTTTTAAAGCGCTCATTTGCGGAACATTGGCATCTTACATGTCTGCAACGCTCGCCGGATTACTGCTGTAA
- a CDS encoding YihY/virulence factor BrkB family protein, with protein sequence MKNVKLYFSIIKESFNEFMNDNGLKLSAALSYYTIFSLAPMLLVIISIFSIFFGKDAIQGELFGQIRGLVGANAALQLQEILKNAELSNKSGIAAAIGIGTLLIGATGVFAEMQDSINYIWSIKSKPKKGWLQYLKNRLTSFSLILTLGFLLVVSLGASALVDVLSNQLNRYFSEASVVIFYVINLALVLTIITALFTVIFKVLPDGDLRWKECMVGAAFTAILFLIGKFVISFYLGQSDLGAAYGTSASIVILLTWIYYSSIILYFGAEFTKVYAKQDGIGIAPNKHAVLVVRKEIDEETGKLIVD encoded by the coding sequence ATGAAAAACGTAAAGCTGTATTTCTCTATCATTAAGGAAAGTTTTAATGAGTTTATGAATGATAATGGGCTGAAACTGAGCGCGGCTTTATCATATTACACCATATTTTCGTTAGCCCCAATGCTGCTGGTCATCATCTCGATTTTCAGCATTTTTTTTGGTAAAGATGCCATTCAGGGAGAATTGTTTGGGCAAATCAGAGGACTGGTAGGCGCTAATGCAGCACTTCAATTGCAGGAAATTCTGAAAAATGCAGAGCTTTCGAACAAGTCGGGTATTGCCGCCGCGATCGGAATTGGAACATTATTGATTGGCGCAACAGGGGTTTTTGCTGAAATGCAGGATTCGATCAATTATATATGGTCTATCAAATCAAAACCAAAAAAAGGCTGGCTGCAATATCTTAAAAATAGGCTTACGTCCTTTTCCCTTATTCTGACGTTAGGGTTCCTGCTGGTTGTGTCTTTGGGCGCAAGTGCGCTCGTTGATGTGCTTAGCAACCAGTTGAACCGGTATTTTTCGGAAGCGTCCGTCGTGATTTTCTATGTTATTAACCTTGCGCTTGTTCTTACAATCATAACAGCACTTTTCACAGTCATATTCAAGGTGCTGCCTGACGGCGACCTGCGTTGGAAGGAATGTATGGTTGGAGCTGCTTTTACTGCGATTTTATTCCTTATTGGTAAATTCGTAATCAGTTTTTATTTGGGCCAGTCGGATCTTGGAGCCGCATATGGCACGTCGGCATCCATCGTCATTTTACTGACCTGGATTTATTATTCCTCCATCATTCTCTATTTTGGGGCTGAATTTACCAAAGTCTATGCTAAGCAAGACGGCATCGGCATTGCTCCCAACAAGCACGCCGTGCTGGTCGTCAGAAAAGAGATCGATGAAGAAACGGGTAAGCTGATTGTGGATTAA